The region TGCCTGAGTGCCCTGGTCACGGCCGCCGGGGCCGAGGGCAAACGGAAGCTGCAGATCGGAGTCAAGAAACGGGTAGACCACTGTCCCATCAAATCACGCAAAGGGGACGTCCTGCACATGCACTACACGGTGGGTGAGGGAGTGGAGCTTTTGTGGGTGGGTGGGCCTTCCGGGGACCAGAAAGGACTTGGGAGCCAGGTTTGTCTGCCAAGAGGTGGGTGACCCTTGGGCAAGTCTCATCTACTTTGCATGATCCTATCTTGCTCTTCACTGTCTAATCCCAATTGGCACCAGCAAGCAGTGCAATGTACTGTGAGCTGCCCAAGGTGCTGTCCCTTTCTAGGACTATGGCCGCCAGTGCTGTGGGCTGCCACCTTGATGGGAAGagcacctgggggtgggggtgtcagAGCAGACCCTCCTCCTCACTGGCCTTCCCATGGTCTCACAGGGTAAGCTGGAAGATGGAACAGAGTTTGACAGCAGCCTGCCCCAGAACCAGCCCTTTGTCTTCTCCCTGGGCACGGGCCAGGTCATCAAGGGCTGGGACCAGGGGCTCCTAGGGTGAGTCGAGGGGCCATGGCTGTGGTCCAGGAGGTGAACTGTGGGAGGCAAGCTCCAGgtatggggtgggggcagggagcctgGGTGCTGCCACATGCTGAACATGTGTTGTCCTACAGGATGTGTGAGGGGGAAAAGCGGAAGCTGGTGATCCCATCAGAGCTAGGTAAGAGGCCCTTCCTGAGTGGGGATAAGGAGTTCAGGGTTATATCTACGTAAGGGTGAAGACTGGTTCAGCCTCTGCATTGATCTCCACTCAATCCATTCAATACATGCCACTTCCAAGTCTAGTTGTGTCCAGCAGCGAGGACAGGGCAAGACCCTTGGGACGCTTGGCTCTGGTGCCCACTCTCTGCCCTCTACAAGACCTTTAGCAGCCCCCTCCCAAATCCATTACACCTTTTCCATTTCTGGCCTTGTGCTGGGATGGGCAGAGGCTTGGTTTCAGCCTCGTTGTCTGCAGAACACCTCACTCTGCCTGGCCACGGCTCACTTTCTTTGTGCATCTTTGCAGGGTACGGAGAGCGGGGAGCTCCCCCAAAGATTCCAGGTAATAAACCTTCCTGCCCCCCATCTCCTGCACCCATTCCATCTCCCTGTGGCCCTGGTTCTCATTCTGATCCCACTTCTCCCCTGCAGGCGGTGCAACCTTGGTGTTCGAGGTGGAGCTGCTCAAAATCGAGCGACGTTCAGAACTGTAGCCAAACTGGGGAGGGGTGGTGGAGAGGCCCCCATCAGGGACCAGActgtttaaagaaagaaaaaaactttaaagccCATGAAGTGAGACTGTGTTTGTCTGTGGGCCCTGGAGACTTAAGAAACCACAGCTTCAgccttccctctccctcatcctccccccatccctccctctcctttcctggtTGCAGAGCCTTGGGGTCTAGTAGGTTCAGTGGCATGGAGGTCACGATGGCCAAACCCTGGGTGACGTGGTGGCCCTTGTCCAGAGGGAAAAAGGAGTATTCCTGCCTGCCAGTAGCAACACGGCTCCTCCCCAACTCCCCAGCCACTTCCAGATCCTGGTCTGGGAGCCAGCACTGGGCTATCGCCATGGCTACGTGGCCCTCAGGAAGGCCTGCGGTCACCTGGGGAGAAGCTGAGCTGGCAGCAGTTGTAGAGCAGTGTGTCCCCCCTAAAAGAAACCAGGCGAGCCTGTTAACTGCACCAAAGGCATATCCTAGCTTTATTAAAGGGCCCGCGCCGCAGTcaatataaaaacacaaaaagtcCCGtcagtttaataataataaaaaaccccaaaaatggaaaactgagggggcagggaagaggcCCCTGGGCCAGGGGCACGGGGAGCACTGCGCATGGCACCAGGCCTGGCCGCAGGGCCCCCCGGTATTGCTGTTGCTACGAGGTTGCGGGGCAGCGATTGTCCTGTGGGAGCCACCGTTCACCTGGGTCGAGGACCCTTACTTCTTCTGGGGTGTGCTCAGCTTCTGCATGCCCCGGATCTTGTCCAGCAGGCCAGAGATGAaggcctggagggagggaggacattAGGGAGACCAGAACCCAAGATGACAGGACCCCAGGCTCCTCACCCCACCCTTTGGGGAAACCACCTCCTTACCTCAGTGGGTTTGTAACAGTCAACCAGCAGCTCCTAATGGGGCATGGGGGAAAAGTATAACTATGAGTCTCTAGAACACGGGCCTAAAGTTCACCTATACCCTCTTGCAAGGCACTGGGGCCACCCTGAGGCACAGGagatgccacagctactgaacagCTAGGCAAGTACCACTGGCCCTATTTGACGGAGCCAGAAGctgagcccaggaaggtcaccgaACTGGCTGACTCAGACCAAAGAAGGCCTGGCTCCAGAGGCTTGCCTACCCACGGGGCAGTGCCTCCAGGCACCCCTCTATTCCCTGCTCCCCTGACCTGGCCCTGCTGCCCCCCAACCCCTCTCACCTTGACCCTGGCAGCTCGGGTATCATCGCTCTCCATGTCCAGGAGTTCATCCACGTCAATCTCCAGCTCCGGGATCTCCTCTtcctggggtaggggtgggggaggagggagagacaagggcctgagttgggagagagGGTGTGAGAGGGGCTCTCTGGCTGAGGCCCCTGCCCTACTGCAGATGAGCCAGCCCTCTTGCCCAGCAGACAGCGGCAGCTGCTCCGAGGAGAAAACAGATCAGGCCTGTGCCAAGGCAAACTGCCCAATGAGGGGGGGGAGCTTCCTGTCCCTGCCAGTTGGGCACCCTGGGTGCCAGACAGCTAGGGCTGGGGATCCTGGGCTGGGAACCCTGCAGATGTGTCTCCCCAACTTCCGGGCCCCCCATCTCAACCAGAGCACAGGTGGGGCCAGCTGTCCCAACTCATcacagccccttcccctcccccaaacacCTGTCACAGCTTCCCAGGAGTGAGGAGGAAGTGAAGGGTGAGGGGTCAGTGGGAAGGACCCAGGCCTGGTAAAGGGGAAACAAAGAGCCCATGCTTTGCTGAGGGAGGGGGTgcctgccacccctccccccccaggaAGCATCTCTCTGGTCTGGAGTCAGCTGCATCCCAGGGCTGCACTAGGGTAGGCAGCACAGGGCAAGCCCACtcctccaccctgccccccagGGACTGAGTCACCATTTGATCAAGGAAGGAGTCATAGGGTGGAGAACTAGAACCCAGAGAGTGGGCTACCCTACCCCCCATGGCAAGATGGAGCTCCAGGTTAGCCCATTAGAATAGGCAAGACCCGTACCACCACCACTCAAGGCTAGCTAGCGCCTTTTAACCAGTCTAGGCTAGCAGGCAATAGGTAGCTCTCCTTTCCCCGCCAGCCCAGACAATCTCCGAGTCTCCTGTCTAAGGCAGCAGATAAGAAAGGAGTGACTTAGGTCAGACAAGAAAGAACATACATTGGGGGCGGGGAGTACGGAGAGCTGGGGAGCGCGCGGAAGCGGAGCGCCCATTGACTCCGGGTGACAGGCGGGCTCAAGGTGGGGTTCCCAGGCGGCCCGAATCGGGACCGATTTTAGGGTGTCGGCGCAGGGTGGGGGACACACCTGGCAGTCGTAGAGGCGAGTGAGCTGCTCCAGGATCCACTCCTCCAGGTTGAGGCGCTTCCGTAGCTCCTTGCGGTCGTACTTGACCGTGACCTTCCCTTGGCGCCTCACTGGGCCCCCGTCGTCCGCGCCGCCAGGGCCCTCGCCTGCAGCCCCAGGGGGGCTCTGAAAGTAGACGCGGGGCCCTGGGCCGCCACTCCCGGGTCCAGGGGCCGGAGCCGCCAACGCCGCGCCCCCTGCGGGGCCGCTGTCCGCCATGGCGGCCGCCGGGGCCACGTGCGCGCGTCGGGCCCCTCCCTGCGCCGCCGCCTCCGGGACGCCCGCCGGCTGGCTCCGGGCCGCTGGCTCGGGTTAGCTCGTGAGCTCGGCTCCGCACGGCTCCGCGGCgagggcggcggcgggggcgcccGGGGGCAGCTGCAGCATGCGGAGCCCCCGGGCCTGGCCTggccgcgccccgccccctccccgccgaTCCGCCCGCCCTTTGTCCCCCGCGGCCGCCGCCCGAGCCGCCGCAGCCGAAGCCGCTTTCTCTGTCTCGATCgcttcccccgccccccgacCACACCCCCTTAAAGGGACAGTCCTGCAGCAGGCCCCTCACCTCTACCCCGCCCCCGGGCAGGGGCTAGGAGAGGGTCTAGTCCTTAGAGGTTTGGACCTAGCTGTCCGCTATCCCTTTTAACCTTCCTGCCCCAAGCCCAGGCGTTCGAAGCGTCCGGTAGCCGGATTTGCGCTCCTGCGGGGAACCTAGTGTTCTGACCTCACTGAAGCAAAAACAGGGGACGCCTGAGAATGGAGGGGAGTGGGCACTGTATACAGGACAGAGGTCCGAGGAAGAGACGTGGGAGCCCCCGACTTCTGGGTCCTCAGGCCCTTGGCCAGCGGGTAAAGAGCAGGCTTCTTCGCGCGGACGGACACGTGGGCCGGACGCCCGGGGGTGGAGGAGTGGAGAAGGCGGGCAGGCGCTGCCCAGGCCACCGGACGCCCTACTCGTCGGGGTTCCGCGCCCCCCGTGATGGAGGCCTAGGTTGGGGGTGAGCTGAGCCATCCGGGCGGCCTCAAGGGCCAGACCCCAGGCAGCCACCGCCCACCCGCCAAGATGGCGGCGGGGGACGGAATTATGGAAAATGTAGTCCCCAGGGTCCGGCCCCCATGGCCGCCCCTCCCCTGGAGCGGAACCGGGTCCTGGAAGCGCAGAACTTGTTTGGAGCGCTCTCGTAGGGCTGGTCTCCACAGGGCGCGGTTCTCTGCACCCCGCAACCTCTTTGTGTACAAACTGAGGCGTAAAGAGCTGGGAAGTGGGGGAGCCGGTACTCAcgataataaagataataacagCTGACCCTAATGAGAGTTCCTCCGGTCGGTTCCACATAGTCGGTTCCAGTGTGAGGGCACCTCACTCGCTCTCCGGTAGATCCTCGCCCTGCGGCCTCCTCTGTCCTTCAGATCTCACAGGCGCCTTATCTGGCCCACCTCTCTTAAGCCGACCGTGCGTCTCATTCCCGCACCTGCTTTgactttccatatttttaaatagtgtctctcattcatctgttcattgtCTGTCTCCCATTTCTCAACTATGAGCTCCATGAGGCCGAGACCTGTCTGGACCTTGTTTACTGCTGATGCCCATGGCTGAGTGCGCCTGCTGGGCTTCAAACCCACATGCATCGTGCAAATTACCTGACTCTTGAACTCTCAGCACCTAGGTCAGACTCATAGTAGGTGTTCGATAACTATTGGTTGAACAAATGAccgaatgaaggaatgaatggctTCTTCTGTGCATCCATTTCCTCTGAAGGCTGTGGCAAAGATTAAATAGGAAAGTGCATGGAAGATTCAAGGACTGAACCACAGGGGTTAAGTCACACAGCCAGATAGAGATGGAGCTCAGCTTGTATACCCAGGTCCCCTGACACAAAATCACTACTCATACCACTGCACAAGGCTGTGGAGCTCTGTTTGGGATACTTCCACAGACAGCAGGCTCACCCTCTGCAGTCCCAACCAGAGTCTCAGGGTCTGAGAGGCAGTAAGTCC is a window of Eschrichtius robustus isolate mEscRob2 chromosome 11, mEscRob2.pri, whole genome shotgun sequence DNA encoding:
- the FKBP2 gene encoding peptidyl-prolyl cis-trans isomerase FKBP2 isoform X1; this translates as MTRLRRDGSTTGVDSGGAARRNMRLSWVLTVSSICLSALVTAAGAEGKRKLQIGVKKRVDHCPIKSRKGDVLHMHYTGKLEDGTEFDSSLPQNQPFVFSLGTGQVIKGWDQGLLGMCEGEKRKLVIPSELGYGERGAPPKIPGGATLVFEVELLKIERRSEL
- the FKBP2 gene encoding peptidyl-prolyl cis-trans isomerase FKBP2 isoform X2 gives rise to the protein MRLSWVLTVSSICLSALVTAAGAEGKRKLQIGVKKRVDHCPIKSRKGDVLHMHYTGKLEDGTEFDSSLPQNQPFVFSLGTGQVIKGWDQGLLGMCEGEKRKLVIPSELGYGERGAPPKIPGGATLVFEVELLKIERRSEL
- the PPP1R14B gene encoding LOW QUALITY PROTEIN: protein phosphatase 1 regulatory subunit 14B (The sequence of the model RefSeq protein was modified relative to this genomic sequence to represent the inferred CDS: inserted 1 base in 1 codon; deleted 1 base in 1 codon); its protein translation is MLQLPPGAPAAAXRRGAVRSRAHELTRASGPEPAGGRPGGGGAGRGPTAHVAPAAAMADSGPAGGAALAAPAPGPGSGGPGPRVYFQSPPGAAGEGPGGADDGGPVRRQGKVTVKYDRKELRKRLNLEEWILEQLTRLYDCQEEEIPELEIDVDELLDMESDDTRAARVKELLVDCYKPTEAFISGLLDKIRGMQKLSTPQKK